A portion of the Mustela erminea isolate mMusErm1 chromosome 19, mMusErm1.Pri, whole genome shotgun sequence genome contains these proteins:
- the LOC116579413 gene encoding olfactory receptor 10A7-like: MPTAGAPPGAPEAPPCANWSCAPHDLVLLGFAHVPALRPLLAALFLAMFLLTLLGNALIVLLSALDPALRAPMYFFLRHLALLEICFSLDIVPRLLVTLLWPGRGVSAAGCALQLLLVLSCVTSECFLLTAMAWDRHVAICRPLRYGALVSPRLCHLLAATCWLAGVPVSLVFTVWLFSFPFCGPRGIRHFFCDIAPLLSLVCADTSVFEASVLAATVLVMIVPFCLIATSYGKILATVLRMPSATGRRKALSTCASHLMVVVLFYGTTGVIHLRPKASYSPESKQVVSLSYTLVTPMLNPLIYSLRNKEVKAALGRVCVQRRGTCTP; encoded by the coding sequence ATGCCAACCGCCGGGGCTCCCCCGGGCGCCCCTGAAGCCCCACCCTGCGCCAACTGGAGCTGCGCACCCCATGACCTGGTCCTGCTGGGCTTCGCGCACGTGCCCGCGCTGCGGCCGCTGCTCGCGGCGCTCTTCCTGGCCATGTTCCTGCTCACGCTGCTGGGCAACGCGCTCATCGTGCTGCTGAGCGCCCTGGACCCGGCCCTGCGCgcgcccatgtacttcttcctgcgCCACTTGGCCCTGCTGGAGATCTGCTTCTCGCTGGACATTGTGCCCCGGCTGCTGGTGACCCTGCTGTGGCCGGGGCGGGGCGTGTCCGCCGCGGGCTGCGCCCTGCAGCTGCTCCTGGTGCTGTCTTGCGTCACGTCCGAGTGCTTCCTCCTGACTGCCATGGCTTGGGACCGCCACGTGGCCATCTGCAGGCCCCTGCGCTATGGCGCCCTGGTGAGCCCCCGGCTCTGCCACCTGTTGGCCGCCACGTGCTGGCTGGCCGGAGTCCCCGTGTCACTGGTTTTCACCGTCTGGCTGTTCAGCTTCCCCTTCTGTGGGCCCCGTGGCATCCGCCACTTCTTCTGTGATATCGCCCCCCTGCTCAGCCTGGTGTGTGCGGACACCAGCGTCTTCGAGGCCAGTGTGTTGGCAGCCACAGTGCTGGTCATGATTGTTCCCTTCTGTCTGATAGCCACGTCCTACGGCAAGATCCTGGCCACTGTGCTCCGCATGCCCTCCGCCACCGGTCGCCGCAAGGCCCTGTCCACGTGCGCCTCCCATCTCATGGTGGTGGTTCTGTTCTACGGCACTACGGGGGTCATCCACCTGCGTCCCAAGGCCAGCTACTCCCCCGAGAGCAAGCAGGTGGTGTCCCTGTCCTATACCCTGGTGACCCCCATGCTCAACCCCCTCATCTACAGCCTGCGGAACAAGGAGGTGAAGGCCGCCCTGGGGCGCGTGTGTGTTCAGAGAAGGGGAACCTGCACCCCATGA